A single genomic interval of Prosthecodimorpha staleyi harbors:
- a CDS encoding aldose 1-epimerase has protein sequence MRIQAGAYAAEIRPEAGGLLHRLTVEHGGGVVDLVHAPAGAEPSTASPNLFGLWPLVPFANRAFGGRVEADGIAFQVALNDPGGGAAIHGFGWQANWRTIEAGPAHVLLEHRRDDGPDPYRYVAQQRFTLSEAGLRVDLSVVNTGARPLPFGLGLHPWFPRDPDTRLTLRAGGALILGPGYRATGHGPVPGELDFGSGARVHRGRELVASYTGWDGTARLDYPARGFAIRISADPDLSAPLLWAPPDADFVCLEPQTHAIGAPSEAAARAVTPLRVLAPGESWAVSMTIAMVSIAGA, from the coding sequence ATGCGGATTCAGGCAGGCGCCTATGCGGCGGAGATCCGGCCAGAGGCCGGCGGGTTGCTGCACCGGCTGACCGTCGAGCATGGCGGCGGCGTGGTCGACCTGGTGCATGCGCCGGCCGGCGCCGAGCCGTCGACCGCAAGCCCGAACCTGTTCGGCCTGTGGCCGCTGGTTCCTTTCGCCAACCGGGCCTTCGGCGGCCGCGTCGAAGCGGATGGGATCGCCTTCCAGGTGGCGCTCAACGATCCCGGCGGCGGCGCGGCGATCCACGGCTTCGGCTGGCAGGCGAATTGGCGGACGATCGAGGCCGGGCCGGCCCATGTCCTGCTCGAACACCGGCGCGACGATGGGCCGGATCCCTACCGCTATGTCGCGCAGCAGCGCTTCACGCTGTCGGAGGCCGGGTTGCGGGTCGACCTCTCGGTCGTCAACACGGGCGCGAGGCCGCTGCCCTTCGGGCTCGGCCTGCATCCCTGGTTTCCCCGCGATCCGGACACCCGGCTGACGCTGCGCGCCGGCGGTGCGCTGATCCTCGGCCCCGGCTATCGCGCCACCGGCCATGGCCCGGTCCCGGGGGAGCTCGATTTCGGCTCCGGCGCCCGCGTCCATCGCGGTCGCGAACTGGTGGCGAGCTATACCGGCTGGGACGGCACGGCGCGCCTCGACTATCCGGCCCGCGGCTTCGCGATCCGTATCAGCGCCGATCCGGACCTGTCGGCGCCGCTGCTTTGGGCGCCGCCGGACGCCGACTTCGTCTGCCTCGAGCCGCAGACCCACGCCATCGGCGCCCCAAGCGAGGCCGCCGCCCGCGCGGTCACGCCCTTGCGGGTCCTGGCGCCGGGGGAGTCCTGGGCGGTTTCGATGACCATCGCGATGGTGTCGATCGCTGGCGCCTGA
- a CDS encoding CBS domain-containing protein, which translates to MRAKDIMTTGVITVTPETTIDAIAGLLLDRRISAVPVVDPDGTLVGIVSEGDLIRRVETGTEPRPSWWLELLRTTEDRALDYVRSHGRRAAEIMSTSLITVAEDTELREIARLLEDNRIKRVPVVRDGRLVGIVSRADLLRGLITARPAAPPAGDDAQIRTEALKRVHDSGISDTLLNVTVADGTAHLWGSVTTEAERLAARVAVENTPGVGELVDHLRVLRP; encoded by the coding sequence ATGAGGGCCAAGGATATCATGACCACGGGCGTGATCACGGTCACGCCGGAAACCACCATCGACGCGATTGCGGGCCTGCTGCTCGACCGGCGCATCAGCGCGGTCCCGGTGGTCGATCCGGACGGCACGCTGGTCGGCATCGTCAGCGAGGGCGACCTGATTCGCCGCGTCGAGACCGGCACGGAGCCGCGTCCGTCCTGGTGGCTCGAACTTCTGCGCACCACCGAGGACCGCGCGCTCGACTATGTCCGCAGCCACGGCCGGCGCGCCGCCGAGATCATGAGCACGAGCCTGATCACCGTCGCGGAGGACACCGAACTGCGCGAGATCGCGCGCCTCCTGGAAGACAACAGGATCAAGCGCGTGCCGGTCGTCCGCGACGGCCGTCTGGTCGGCATCGTCAGCCGGGCCGACCTGCTGCGCGGCCTGATCACCGCGCGCCCCGCTGCGCCGCCGGCCGGCGACGACGCGCAGATCCGCACCGAGGCGCTGAAGCGGGTGCATGACAGCGGCATCTCCGACACGCTGCTGAACGTCACGGTCGCCGACGGCACCGCCCATCTGTGGGGCTCGGTGACCACCGAGGCCGAGCGCCTTGCCGCGCGGGTCGCGGTCGAAAACACGCCCGGGGTCGGCGAACTGGTCGATCATCTGCGCGTGCTGCGGCCCTGA
- a CDS encoding 1-phosphofructokinase family hexose kinase, which translates to MTTVTLTLNPAIDLWSETEQIRPNHKVRTVNDRYDPGGGGINVARVLHNFGAPVVAVALAGGVTGNLLGELLDQEGVPHRLVEIAGRTRINHVVFERRTGHEFRFVLAGPPVSPAEIDEALALLDDIPATRLVISGSLPPGLPGSVMGDIGRRAVARGIKVAVDTSGEALPAAVASGTVDLLKVSLSELESLAGRDLADPADQERVAGALIAQGKVRRVAVSLGGDGAVLIGADGTWRRAAPPVQAISTVGAGDSFLAALVWSLDRGDPPGEALAWGVAAGAAAVSKPGTRLCQFADVERIHGPAPAGLGRSPA; encoded by the coding sequence ATGACCACCGTCACCCTGACCCTTAATCCGGCCATCGATCTGTGGAGCGAGACCGAGCAGATCCGGCCGAACCACAAGGTCAGGACGGTCAACGACCGCTACGATCCGGGCGGCGGCGGCATCAATGTCGCCCGCGTCCTGCACAATTTCGGCGCGCCGGTCGTCGCCGTGGCGCTGGCCGGCGGGGTCACCGGCAACCTGCTCGGCGAACTCCTGGACCAGGAGGGCGTGCCGCACCGGCTGGTCGAGATCGCCGGGCGCACGCGCATCAATCATGTCGTGTTCGAGCGCCGCACCGGCCACGAGTTCCGCTTCGTGCTGGCCGGCCCGCCGGTCTCGCCCGCCGAGATCGACGAAGCCTTGGCTCTGCTCGACGACATCCCGGCGACCCGCCTCGTCATCAGCGGCAGCCTGCCGCCGGGCCTGCCCGGTTCGGTGATGGGCGATATCGGCCGCCGGGCGGTGGCGCGCGGGATCAAGGTCGCGGTCGACACCTCCGGCGAGGCGCTGCCGGCGGCCGTCGCCAGCGGCACCGTCGACCTCCTCAAGGTCAGCCTCTCGGAACTGGAGAGCCTGGCCGGCCGCGATCTCGCCGATCCGGCCGACCAGGAGCGGGTCGCCGGCGCGCTGATCGCGCAAGGCAAGGTCCGCCGGGTCGCGGTCTCGCTCGGCGGCGACGGCGCCGTGCTGATCGGGGCGGACGGCACCTGGCGCCGGGCCGCGCCGCCGGTCCAGGCGATTTCCACGGTCGGCGCCGGCGACAGCTTCCTGGCCGCGCTGGTCTGGTCGCTCGATCGCGGCGACCCGCCCGGCGAGGCGCTGGCCTGGGGCGTGGCTGCGGGGGCGGCCGCCGTGTCGAAACCGGGCACCCGGCTCTGCCAGTTCGCCGATGTCGAGCGCATCCACGGCCCCGCCCCCGCGGGACTTGGCCGCAGCCCGGCCTGA
- a CDS encoding branched-chain amino acid ABC transporter permease gives MISLLSGDRPRSAVLSALILAILVGLAAAPFVFPGAQALNTAAKICVFVILVASYDLLIGYAGIVSFAHTMFYGIGGYGVGLALYSWGATWASVFGGLALALGLGIVLALAIGLFSLRVRAIFFAMITLAVASAFAILASQLSGFTGGEDGRSFRVPPELRPAFKLFEEPVLGLDITGKVLTYYILFGSALVLFLLALRVVNSPFGSVLKAIRENDFRTEALGYRTVVFRTKVNCLAAAMAVTAGGLNALWLRYTGPDTTLSFAIMLDILLMVVIGGMGTLYGAVIGATLFIVAQNYLQKLMAVGAAATEGIPLLPHLIHPDRWLLWLGILFVASVYFFPTGIVGRFRKAGQG, from the coding sequence ATGATCTCGCTTCTCTCCGGCGACCGGCCGCGCTCGGCGGTGCTCTCGGCGCTGATCCTCGCCATCCTGGTCGGGCTCGCCGCGGCGCCCTTCGTCTTTCCGGGCGCGCAGGCGCTCAACACGGCGGCCAAGATCTGCGTCTTCGTGATCCTGGTGGCGAGCTACGATCTGCTGATCGGCTATGCCGGCATCGTCTCCTTCGCCCACACCATGTTCTACGGCATCGGCGGCTACGGGGTCGGCCTCGCCCTCTACAGCTGGGGCGCGACCTGGGCCTCGGTCTTCGGCGGCCTCGCCCTGGCGCTCGGGCTCGGCATCGTGCTGGCGCTGGCGATCGGCCTGTTCTCGCTCAGGGTGCGGGCGATCTTCTTCGCCATGATCACGCTCGCGGTCGCCTCCGCCTTCGCGATCCTCGCCTCGCAGCTGTCGGGCTTCACCGGCGGCGAGGACGGCCGCTCCTTCCGGGTGCCGCCGGAGTTGCGACCGGCCTTCAAGCTGTTCGAGGAGCCCGTGCTCGGCCTCGACATCACCGGCAAGGTGCTGACCTACTACATCCTGTTCGGCTCGGCGCTGGTCCTGTTCCTGCTGGCGCTGAGGGTCGTCAACTCGCCCTTCGGCAGCGTCCTGAAGGCGATCCGCGAGAACGACTTCCGCACCGAGGCGCTCGGCTACCGCACCGTCGTGTTCCGCACCAAGGTCAACTGCCTCGCCGCCGCCATGGCGGTGACGGCCGGCGGTCTCAACGCGCTCTGGCTGCGCTATACCGGCCCGGATACCACGCTGTCCTTCGCCATCATGCTCGACATCCTGCTGATGGTGGTGATCGGCGGCATGGGCACGCTCTACGGCGCGGTGATCGGCGCCACGCTGTTCATCGTCGCGCAGAACTACCTGCAGAAGCTGATGGCCGTCGGCGCCGCCGCGACCGAGGGCATCCCGCTGCTGCCGCACCTGATCCATCCGGACCGCTGGCTGCTCTGGCTCGGCATCCTGTTCGTCGCCAGCGTCTATTTCTTCCCGACCGGCATCGTCGGCCGCTTCCGCAAGGCGGGGCAGGGCTGA
- a CDS encoding branched-chain amino acid ABC transporter permease, translating into MSETLSDPTAAAPASSAPAEPIPRLPHDRLPLLILPVIAAVSFLLIGDPTTWITLTLAGLAMGMMIFVIASGLTLVFGLMDVLNFGHGAFISIGAYLAMTALIPLAGWVQVDNLALNLAALGLAAGVAMAGTAALGYAFERVIVMPVYGQHLKQILVTMGGLIIAEQMIHVVWGGEQKSMALPAGLRGAVLFGDVAVEKFRLVAVGVGLVVFLGMVLVLNRTRLGLLIRAGVENVEMVEALGYRVKRLFVMVFAAGSALAGLGGTLWAFYRETMTAALGSEVMVMVFIVIIIGGLGSVGGCFLGALLVALTANYVGFLAPKIALASNILLMAGILLWRPSGLYPVAKR; encoded by the coding sequence ATGAGCGAAACCCTGTCCGACCCGACCGCCGCCGCACCGGCGTCCTCCGCGCCCGCCGAGCCGATCCCGCGCCTGCCGCACGACCGGCTGCCGCTCCTGATCCTGCCGGTGATCGCCGCCGTCTCCTTCCTGCTGATCGGCGATCCGACCACCTGGATCACGCTGACGCTTGCCGGCCTCGCCATGGGGATGATGATCTTCGTCATAGCCTCCGGGCTGACGCTGGTCTTCGGCCTGATGGATGTGCTCAATTTCGGCCACGGCGCCTTCATCTCGATCGGCGCCTATCTGGCCATGACGGCGCTGATCCCGCTCGCCGGCTGGGTCCAGGTCGACAATCTGGCGCTCAATCTCGCCGCGCTCGGGCTCGCCGCCGGCGTCGCCATGGCGGGTACGGCGGCGCTCGGCTACGCCTTCGAGCGGGTCATCGTGATGCCGGTCTACGGCCAGCACCTGAAGCAGATCCTGGTCACCATGGGCGGGCTGATCATCGCCGAGCAGATGATCCATGTCGTCTGGGGCGGCGAGCAGAAGTCGATGGCGCTGCCGGCCGGCCTGCGCGGCGCGGTTCTGTTCGGCGACGTGGCGGTCGAGAAGTTCCGCCTGGTCGCGGTCGGCGTCGGCCTGGTCGTCTTCCTCGGCATGGTGCTGGTCTTGAACCGCACCCGCCTCGGGCTCCTGATCCGGGCCGGCGTTGAGAATGTCGAGATGGTCGAGGCGCTCGGCTACCGGGTCAAGCGGCTGTTCGTGATGGTCTTCGCGGCCGGCTCGGCGCTGGCCGGGCTCGGCGGCACGCTGTGGGCCTTCTACCGGGAGACCATGACGGCGGCGCTCGGCTCGGAGGTGATGGTGATGGTCTTCATCGTCATCATCATCGGCGGGCTCGGCTCGGTCGGCGGCTGCTTCCTCGGCGCGCTCCTGGTCGCGCTGACCGCCAACTATGTCGGCTTCCTGGCGCCGAAGATCGCGCTCGCCTCCAACATCCTGCTGATGGCCGGCATCCTGCTGTGGCGGCCGAGCGGGCTCTATCCGGTTGCGAAACGGTAA
- a CDS encoding branched-chain amino acid ABC transporter ATP-binding protein, protein MTADLVRLEGVHTHIGQYHILQGVDLAVPEGELTVLLGRNGAGKTTCLRTIMGLWQPSAGRLTWRGREIGGWATPDIARLGIAYVPESMGIFADLTVAENMQLAARAGRPDPRRLDWIFGFFPALRKFWDFPAGVLSGGQKQMLSIARSVIEPRDLILVDEPTKGIAPAIIEAMIGAFRELKRGGTTILLVEQNFRFAASLGDGVAVMDDGRIVHAGRMADLAADAALQTRLLGLSLDQHQ, encoded by the coding sequence ATGACCGCCGACCTGGTCCGGCTCGAGGGGGTCCACACCCATATCGGCCAGTATCACATCCTGCAGGGCGTCGACCTTGCCGTGCCGGAGGGCGAACTGACCGTGCTGCTCGGCCGCAACGGTGCCGGCAAGACCACCTGTCTCAGAACGATCATGGGCCTGTGGCAGCCGAGCGCCGGCCGGCTGACCTGGCGTGGGCGCGAGATCGGCGGCTGGGCGACGCCCGACATCGCCCGCCTCGGCATCGCCTATGTGCCCGAAAGCATGGGCATCTTCGCCGATCTGACGGTCGCCGAGAACATGCAGCTTGCCGCCCGCGCGGGACGGCCCGACCCCCGGCGGCTCGACTGGATCTTCGGCTTCTTCCCGGCGCTCCGGAAGTTCTGGGACTTCCCCGCAGGCGTGCTCTCCGGCGGGCAGAAGCAAATGCTCTCGATCGCCCGGTCGGTGATCGAGCCGCGCGACCTGATCCTGGTCGACGAGCCGACCAAGGGCATCGCCCCGGCGATCATCGAGGCCATGATCGGCGCCTTCCGCGAGCTGAAGCGCGGCGGCACCACGATCCTGCTGGTCGAGCAGAATTTCCGCTTCGCCGCCAGCCTGGGCGACGGCGTCGCCGTGATGGACGACGGCCGCATCGTCCATGCCGGCCGGATGGCCGATCTCGCCGCCGACGCCGCGCTGCAGACGCGGCTGCTCGGCCTCTCGCTCGACCAGCACCAGTGA
- a CDS encoding ABC transporter ATP-binding protein, protein MPVLETHDLTVRFGGHVAVDGVTAAFEAGTLTAIVGPNGAGKTTYFNLISGQIRASAGRVVLNGRDLSGAGTAARARAGLGRAFQLTNLFPNLSVRENVRLAVQAHAGGGGSMLSLASGHRDWIAKADLILAEVHLDAAAAQPAAALSHGDKRKLEVAIMMALEPMVYMFDEPTAGMSVDEVPVVLDLIRRLKERRDKTILLVEHKMDVVRSLADRIVVLHQGRLVADGEPGAVIASPIVQEAYLGMAAAPAASAAPPAAPTAAAGREAAR, encoded by the coding sequence ATGCCCGTCCTCGAAACCCATGACCTGACCGTGCGCTTCGGCGGCCATGTCGCCGTCGACGGGGTGACGGCGGCCTTCGAGGCCGGCACGCTGACCGCGATCGTGGGGCCGAACGGGGCCGGCAAGACGACCTATTTCAACCTGATCTCCGGCCAGATCCGGGCAAGCGCCGGCCGCGTCGTGCTCAACGGCCGCGATCTCTCCGGCGCCGGGACGGCGGCGCGCGCGCGGGCCGGGCTCGGCCGCGCCTTCCAGCTGACCAACCTCTTTCCCAATCTCAGCGTGCGCGAGAATGTCCGCCTCGCCGTGCAGGCCCATGCGGGCGGCGGCGGCTCGATGCTGTCGCTCGCCTCCGGCCACCGCGACTGGATCGCCAAGGCCGACTTGATCCTGGCCGAGGTGCATCTGGACGCGGCCGCCGCGCAGCCCGCCGCCGCGCTCAGCCATGGCGACAAGCGCAAGCTGGAGGTCGCGATCATGATGGCCCTGGAGCCGATGGTCTACATGTTCGACGAGCCGACCGCCGGCATGTCGGTCGACGAGGTGCCGGTGGTGCTCGACCTGATCCGCCGCCTGAAGGAACGCCGCGACAAGACCATCCTGCTGGTCGAGCACAAGATGGACGTGGTCCGCTCGCTCGCCGACCGCATCGTCGTGCTGCATCAGGGTCGCCTGGTCGCCGATGGCGAACCCGGCGCGGTGATCGCCTCGCCGATCGTGCAGGAGGCCTATCTGGGCATGGCCGCCGCCCCTGCCGCATCCGCCGCACCCCCGGCCGCCCCGACCGCTGCTGCCGGCAGGGAGGCCGCCCGATGA
- a CDS encoding substrate-binding domain-containing protein: MSARWSAIRIPARTAPLGAAVAAALLGSAAVFAAPATAKEIKVCLIAGKTGALEAYAKQTENGFMMGLEFLTKGTMQVGADKLTVLVKDDQLKPDRGKSLLEECYGDDKADVAVGTTGSPIALAMLPVAEEFKKVLIVEPAVADSITGEKWNRYVFRTGRSSTQDAYAAAAAIPAGEEVSIGMMALDTAFGRDGVAAFKEALAAIRPKARIVSEEYAAGNTADFAPSAERLFGALKEKPGKRVIAFIWAGAHPLAKFVDMKPERFGIALAPGGNILPAMAAWKAFAGTEGGIYYYYGFPKNPQNDWLKTEYQKRFNAPPDFFVAGGFSAAAALVAGLTKAGSTDSEKLIAAMEGLSFETPKGTMTFRKEDHQAMQDMYHWRIKAGATDTDLLEWVATIPAKDLPVPIKNKR; encoded by the coding sequence ATGTCCGCTCGCTGGTCCGCAATCCGCATTCCCGCCAGGACCGCGCCGCTCGGCGCGGCCGTCGCCGCTGCCCTGCTGGGCTCGGCCGCCGTCTTCGCCGCGCCGGCGACCGCCAAGGAGATCAAGGTCTGCCTGATCGCCGGCAAGACCGGCGCGCTGGAGGCCTATGCCAAGCAGACCGAGAACGGCTTCATGATGGGGCTGGAATTCCTGACCAAGGGCACGATGCAGGTCGGCGCCGACAAGCTGACCGTCCTGGTCAAGGACGACCAGCTGAAGCCCGACCGCGGCAAGTCGCTCTTGGAGGAATGCTACGGCGACGACAAGGCCGACGTGGCGGTCGGCACCACCGGCTCCCCGATCGCGCTGGCCATGCTGCCGGTTGCCGAGGAGTTCAAGAAGGTGCTGATCGTCGAGCCGGCGGTCGCCGATTCGATCACCGGCGAGAAGTGGAACCGCTACGTGTTTCGCACCGGCCGGTCCTCCACGCAGGACGCCTATGCGGCCGCAGCCGCGATCCCCGCCGGCGAGGAGGTCTCGATCGGCATGATGGCGCTCGACACGGCCTTCGGCCGCGACGGCGTCGCCGCCTTCAAGGAGGCGCTCGCCGCGATCCGCCCGAAGGCCAGGATCGTCTCGGAGGAATATGCCGCCGGCAACACGGCCGACTTCGCGCCCTCCGCCGAGCGCCTGTTCGGCGCACTGAAGGAGAAGCCCGGCAAGCGCGTCATCGCCTTCATCTGGGCCGGCGCGCATCCGCTCGCCAAGTTCGTCGACATGAAGCCCGAGCGCTTCGGCATCGCGCTGGCGCCGGGCGGCAACATCCTGCCGGCCATGGCGGCCTGGAAGGCCTTCGCGGGCACCGAGGGCGGCATCTACTACTACTACGGCTTCCCCAAGAACCCGCAGAACGACTGGCTGAAGACCGAATACCAGAAGCGTTTCAACGCTCCGCCGGACTTCTTCGTCGCCGGCGGCTTCTCGGCCGCCGCGGCCCTGGTGGCCGGCCTGACCAAGGCCGGATCGACCGACAGCGAGAAGCTGATCGCCGCCATGGAGGGGCTCTCCTTCGAGACCCCGAAGGGCACGATGACCTTCCGCAAGGAGGACCATCAGGCGATGCAGGACATGTATCACTGGCGCATCAAGGCCGGCGCCACCGATACCGACCTGCTCGAATGGGTCGCCACCATCCCGGCCAAGGACCTGCCGGTCCCGATCAAGAACAAGCGCTGA
- a CDS encoding TetR/AcrR family transcriptional regulator, with protein MQERASEAPLPRPKTSRGEATRQKLIDAAIREIGRRGFADASVAGITQEAGVAQGTFYVYFRSKEEVLRELVLRMGRRLRHFLTQATTGAADRLEAERLGLVAFLRFVRDNPDLYRIVAEAQFVDFEAYRRYYDDFAAAYEEVLKAAVGRGEISPGHSGVRAWALMGIADMVGQRYALWDDQASLEEIAAAGYDLIAHGLSPKPAGDAR; from the coding sequence ATGCAGGAGCGCGCAAGCGAAGCGCCGCTGCCGAGGCCAAAGACCTCGCGCGGCGAAGCGACCCGGCAGAAGCTGATCGACGCGGCCATCCGCGAGATCGGCCGGCGCGGCTTCGCGGACGCCTCGGTGGCCGGCATCACCCAGGAGGCGGGCGTCGCGCAGGGCACCTTCTACGTCTACTTCCGCTCCAAGGAGGAGGTCTTACGCGAACTCGTGCTGCGCATGGGCCGGCGGCTGCGCCACTTCCTGACCCAGGCGACGACCGGCGCGGCCGACCGGCTGGAGGCCGAACGGCTCGGCCTCGTCGCCTTCCTGCGCTTCGTGCGCGACAATCCGGACCTCTACCGGATCGTCGCCGAGGCCCAGTTCGTCGATTTCGAGGCCTACCGGCGCTATTACGACGATTTCGCCGCGGCCTACGAGGAAGTCCTGAAGGCCGCCGTCGGGCGCGGCGAGATCAGCCCCGGCCATTCCGGCGTGCGGGCCTGGGCCCTGATGGGCATCGCCGACATGGTCGGCCAGCGCTACGCGCTGTGGGACGATCAGGCCTCGCTCGAGGAGATCGCCGCAGCCGGTTACGACCTGATCGCCCACGGACTGTCGCCGAAGCCGGCGGGAGACGCCCGATGA
- a CDS encoding enoyl-CoA hydratase/isomerase family protein, which yields MSASDVVHLSASDLVRLDVTGAVARLTLARPARHNALVPELVEGLVAALDRIAGASLDALVLAAEGRSFSTGGDLAGFAAVPRGQRRAYADRLVGGLNRAILALIELPFPTIARVQGPVTGGALGLVLACDLAAMSRAAFLAPYYVAVGFAPDGGWTALLPDRIGVAQARAIQLLNRHVDADEAAGLGIVTAAVDPEALDETVDGWLATLAGHDAGAILATRELLMPAEATAALAARLAAEKARFLEMVDDDAVDAGLARFLDAPRIRKVEP from the coding sequence ATGAGCGCGAGCGATGTTGTCCATCTAAGCGCGAGCGATCTCGTCCGCCTCGACGTGACCGGCGCCGTGGCGCGCCTCACGCTCGCCCGCCCGGCCCGCCACAATGCCCTGGTGCCGGAACTGGTCGAGGGTCTCGTTGCCGCGCTCGATCGCATCGCCGGCGCCTCGCTCGACGCGCTCGTGCTGGCCGCGGAGGGCCGCAGCTTCTCGACCGGTGGCGACCTTGCCGGCTTTGCCGCCGTGCCGCGCGGCCAGCGCCGCGCCTATGCGGACCGGCTCGTCGGCGGGCTCAACCGGGCCATCCTGGCGCTGATCGAGCTGCCCTTCCCGACCATCGCGCGCGTCCAGGGGCCGGTCACCGGCGGCGCGCTCGGTCTGGTGCTCGCCTGCGATCTCGCCGCCATGAGCCGGGCCGCCTTCCTGGCGCCCTACTATGTCGCGGTCGGCTTCGCCCCGGACGGCGGCTGGACGGCCCTGCTGCCCGACCGGATCGGCGTCGCACAGGCCCGTGCGATCCAGCTTCTCAACCGCCATGTCGACGCCGACGAGGCCGCCGGGCTCGGCATCGTCACCGCGGCGGTCGATCCGGAGGCGCTGGATGAGACCGTCGACGGCTGGCTGGCGACGCTGGCCGGCCACGATGCCGGCGCCATCCTGGCGACGCGCGAACTCCTGATGCCGGCCGAGGCGACCGCCGCGCTCGCCGCCCGGCTCGCCGCCGAGAAGGCCCGCTTCCTGGAGATGGTCGACGACGACGCCGTCGATGCCGGCCTTGCCCGCTTCCTCGACGCCCCCCGCATCCGGAAGGTCGAGCCATGA
- a CDS encoding AMP-binding protein: MTPIPDFARRRAELTPDRLAFEEIATGRRATFAEVDAATTRIAAVLRARGLADGARVAVLCLNTARFFEILFAAARTGAILVPLNWRQTPAELIPILDDCGAGLLIHDAATAELAAALGPVARLSFTELEVEMAAAAPEAPTGALPGWPADRVWYLLYTSGTTGKPKAVIQTAGMALANAVNIAQATQLRETDVTLNVLPLFHTAGINLHALPVFLWGAASLVMPRFDVDATVRLIADGRLTLFFGVPALYQAIALHADFDRLDVSRLRHWGCGGAPLPEPLIRLFLDRGARVCNGMGMTETGPTVFLMDPEQAPNRIGSVGKPQVLAEVRIVGPDGADLPDGSVGELLFRGPAVTPGYFGNQPATEAAFAPGGWLRSGDVGRRDADGYYYIVSRIKEMYISGGENVYPAEVEAVLDAHPAVLEAAVVGVPDARWGEVGHAVIRLRPGASLDAEALRAHARARLAAYKVPKYVTVVEDYPRTAAGKVQKHLLARSLAPETAP, translated from the coding sequence ATGACGCCGATCCCCGATTTCGCCCGCCGCCGTGCCGAACTGACCCCCGACCGCCTCGCCTTCGAGGAGATCGCGACGGGCCGCCGCGCCACCTTCGCCGAGGTCGACGCGGCCACGACCCGCATCGCCGCGGTCCTGCGCGCCCGCGGCCTCGCCGACGGCGCCCGGGTCGCGGTGCTGTGCCTCAACACCGCGCGCTTCTTCGAGATCCTGTTCGCCGCCGCCCGCACGGGCGCCATCCTGGTGCCGCTCAACTGGCGCCAGACCCCGGCCGAACTGATCCCGATCCTCGATGATTGTGGCGCCGGCCTCCTGATCCACGACGCCGCGACGGCCGAGCTCGCCGCGGCCCTCGGCCCGGTCGCGCGTCTGTCCTTCACCGAGTTGGAGGTCGAGATGGCCGCCGCGGCGCCGGAGGCCCCGACCGGCGCTCTACCCGGCTGGCCGGCCGACCGGGTCTGGTACCTGCTCTACACCTCCGGCACGACCGGAAAGCCCAAGGCCGTGATCCAGACCGCCGGCATGGCACTCGCCAATGCGGTCAACATTGCCCAGGCGACGCAGCTGCGCGAGACCGATGTCACGCTGAACGTCCTGCCGCTGTTCCACACCGCCGGCATCAACCTGCACGCCCTGCCGGTCTTCCTGTGGGGCGCCGCCAGCCTGGTCATGCCGCGCTTCGATGTCGATGCGACGGTCCGGCTGATCGCGGACGGGCGGTTGACGCTGTTCTTCGGCGTCCCGGCGCTCTACCAGGCGATCGCGCTGCACGCCGATTTCGACCGGCTCGACGTGTCGCGCCTGCGCCACTGGGGCTGCGGCGGCGCGCCCCTGCCCGAGCCGCTGATCCGGTTGTTCCTCGACCGCGGCGCCCGGGTCTGCAACGGCATGGGCATGACCGAGACCGGCCCGACCGTGTTCCTGATGGACCCGGAGCAGGCACCGAACAGGATCGGCTCGGTCGGCAAGCCGCAGGTGCTGGCCGAGGTCCGCATCGTCGGGCCGGACGGCGCCGACCTGCCGGACGGCAGCGTCGGCGAACTCCTGTTCCGCGGCCCGGCCGTGACGCCCGGCTATTTCGGCAACCAGCCAGCCACCGAGGCCGCCTTCGCGCCCGGCGGCTGGCTGCGCTCGGGCGATGTGGGCCGTCGCGATGCCGACGGCTATTACTATATCGTGAGCCGGATCAAGGAGATGTACATCTCCGGCGGCGAGAACGTCTATCCGGCCGAGGTCGAGGCGGTGCTCGACGCCCACCCGGCCGTTCTGGAGGCCGCGGTCGTCGGCGTGCCGGATGCACGCTGGGGCGAGGTCGGCCATGCCGTCATCCGGCTCAGGCCCGGCGCCAGCCTGGATGCCGAGGCCCTGCGCGCCCATGCCCGCGCCCGCCTCGCCGCCTACAAGGTGCCGAAATACGTGACCGTCGTCGAAGACTATCCGCGCACCGCCGCCGGCAAGGTGCAGAAGCACCTGCTCGCCCGCAGCCTGGCCCCGGAGACCGCACCATGA